A window from Mogibacterium neglectum encodes these proteins:
- a CDS encoding DUF948 domain-containing protein, whose product MRVSLDIKQATILLVLIALFILIIFLIRLAIKFADTLRNVDELLADTKRMTTIAAARTEQVDEQIDHAIDMFVSVGNKINENRSIIRTAGNVGTAAGALKSFSRKSKKRANRYEMDEMNYERPNRIRKRKRR is encoded by the coding sequence ATGAGAGTCTCATTAGATATCAAACAAGCGACAATCTTACTAGTGCTGATCGCACTGTTTATACTCATAATTTTCTTGATTAGATTGGCTATCAAATTTGCTGACACGCTTAGAAACGTGGATGAGTTGCTCGCCGATACCAAGAGGATGACTACAATTGCAGCAGCTAGAACGGAGCAGGTCGATGAACAGATTGACCATGCGATTGATATGTTTGTGAGTGTGGGCAATAAAATAAATGAAAACCGCTCTATTATCAGGACTGCGGGAAATGTAGGAACTGCTGCTGGTGCACTCAAGTCATTCAGTAGAAAGTCGAAGAAGCGTGCGAATAGGTACGAGATGGACGAAATGAATTACGAGCGTCCTAATAGGATTCGTAAGAGAAAGCGCAGATAA
- a CDS encoding fructose-1,6-bisphosphatase produces the protein MSNNKYLEMLAQKYPNHRSVNAEIVNLRAILALPKGTEYFLSDLHGEYDAFQYFVRSASGTIKMKIDENFGAILSATDREQLAALIYDPINELKRREVNEADFNAWCSSAIYRLIIICRAVSNKYTRSKVRRILPDNTGYIMDELMFADDDDNRQKYYQEIIDSVIEFKIAKTLITEIANTISELAVDHLHIIGDIFDRGPKPHRIMDFLMSRRSIDIQWGNHDVVWMGAACGNRPCIANIIRMNVSYNNFDMLEYGYGINLRPLATRAQQIYGDDPCTGFMPHVLEKNRFDPIPEELAAKMHKMIAIIQFKVEGQTIMNHPEFKLDHRLMLDKINFEDGTVNCYGEIYPIKDTNLPTIDSSDPYKLSPEEEEVMVALEASIANSKKLQEHINFLYTHGALFTTYNGNLLFHGCIPFTEDGDFMEVTIAGKTNHGADLMRQLDQELREVYFNPRCELDKADAANLMWYLWLGPDSPLFGKDKMTTFERLFIADKSTHKEHTVPYYKLIKNKDICIKIIRDFDLDPSKGIILNGHVPVKIKDGESPIKGEGKLIVIDGGISKAYQKTTGIAGYTFIFNSWFMALSEHEPYHPLQPDGTQEFKSPNIVTTHTLPERMLIIDTDIGKVLQSQIDDLQQLNAEFRKGTIKEVYPKRGKYYSKN, from the coding sequence ATGTCTAACAACAAGTATCTTGAGATGCTAGCTCAGAAATATCCGAATCATCGTTCTGTCAATGCAGAAATTGTTAACCTTAGAGCGATTCTAGCCCTGCCAAAGGGTACAGAGTATTTTTTAAGCGATCTTCACGGTGAATACGATGCGTTCCAATATTTTGTGCGCAGTGCATCAGGTACTATTAAGATGAAAATCGATGAGAACTTTGGGGCGATTCTTAGCGCAACAGATAGAGAGCAATTAGCGGCGCTCATATACGATCCGATAAATGAACTTAAGAGAAGAGAGGTCAATGAAGCCGATTTTAATGCTTGGTGCTCTTCTGCTATTTATAGATTGATAATCATATGCAGAGCAGTATCTAATAAGTATACTAGGTCTAAGGTTAGAAGGATTCTGCCTGATAATACTGGTTATATTATGGATGAGCTGATGTTTGCTGATGACGATGATAACAGACAGAAGTATTATCAAGAAATCATCGATTCTGTAATCGAATTTAAAATTGCCAAGACGCTAATCACAGAAATTGCTAACACGATAAGCGAACTAGCAGTCGATCATCTGCATATCATCGGTGATATCTTTGATAGGGGGCCTAAACCTCATAGGATTATGGACTTCCTCATGTCCAGGCGCAGTATTGATATTCAGTGGGGAAATCACGATGTTGTGTGGATGGGAGCAGCGTGCGGAAATAGACCATGCATTGCAAATATCATTCGCATGAACGTTAGCTACAACAATTTCGATATGCTGGAGTATGGATATGGTATTAATCTACGTCCACTAGCAACACGCGCACAGCAGATTTATGGGGATGATCCGTGCACAGGATTTATGCCTCATGTACTCGAAAAGAATAGATTTGATCCAATCCCTGAGGAGCTTGCGGCTAAGATGCACAAGATGATTGCGATTATCCAGTTCAAGGTTGAAGGTCAGACAATAATGAACCATCCTGAGTTCAAGCTGGACCACAGATTGATGCTCGATAAAATCAATTTTGAGGACGGAACGGTTAATTGTTACGGAGAAATTTATCCAATTAAGGATACGAACCTTCCGACTATTGACTCATCAGATCCATACAAGCTAAGTCCTGAAGAGGAAGAGGTGATGGTGGCGCTTGAGGCGTCTATAGCTAACTCTAAAAAGCTACAAGAACATATTAACTTTCTGTATACGCATGGCGCTCTTTTTACCACATACAATGGCAATCTGTTGTTCCATGGATGCATCCCATTTACGGAGGATGGCGACTTCATGGAAGTGACAATAGCTGGCAAGACCAACCATGGGGCAGATCTCATGAGGCAACTCGATCAGGAACTAAGAGAGGTGTATTTTAATCCTAGATGCGAGCTCGATAAGGCAGATGCTGCAAATCTAATGTGGTACCTATGGCTAGGTCCGGATTCACCGCTATTTGGTAAGGATAAGATGACTACATTTGAGAGACTCTTTATTGCGGATAAATCCACGCACAAGGAGCATACGGTTCCATATTATAAGCTGATTAAGAATAAGGACATCTGCATCAAGATTATACGTGACTTCGATCTTGATCCATCGAAGGGAATTATTCTAAATGGACATGTTCCAGTTAAAATCAAGGACGGAGAAAGTCCGATTAAAGGTGAAGGGAAACTTATAGTTATCGACGGTGGTATCTCAAAGGCTTACCAGAAAACTACTGGAATTGCTGGATATACGTTTATATTTAACTCATGGTTTATGGCGTTATCGGAACACGAACCATATCACCCGCTCCAGCCAGATGGTACACAGGAATTTAAAAGCCCTAACATTGTAACGACCCACACACTCCCTGAGCGTATGCTGATTATAGATACAGATATAGGGAAGGTGCTGCAGTCTCAGATAGATGACCTTCAGCAGTTAAATGCTGAGTTCCGCAAGGGAACAATCAAGGAGGTTTATCCGAAGAGGGGGAAATACTACTCCAAGAACTAG
- the murA gene encoding UDP-N-acetylglucosamine 1-carboxyvinyltransferase encodes MAKILVNNSGPLEGEVKISGAKNAVLPLMAATLLTPDTCVIDDVPDLSDVMVMRKMLESFGAVVYMSDPGRLSVNVAEITTVEGDAELVSQMRASTMAMGPLLARCGKVVMPLPGGCTIGKRPIDLHLKGFKALGATVTEDLENSSIIIEAPKGGLVGDAIYLDFPSVGATENILMAAALAKGPTILENAAKEPEIVDLANMLNKMGAKIKGAGTDTIRITGVDELSGAIHTVIPDRIECGTFMLAAAITRGKVLIKNGIPGHVRPIIAKLKECGVSVTVDEEGVLVDATTGNLVATDIKTLPYPGFPTDIQSPFMAFLTTVEGTSVVRETVFENRFMHVVELNRMGADISADNSREATIPGSKQLHGAKVRSTDLRAGAAMVLAGLVATGTTEVSEIYHIERGYEDFVGKFKSLGADLMRVEEHDV; translated from the coding sequence GTGGCAAAGATATTAGTTAACAACAGCGGACCCTTAGAAGGAGAGGTTAAAATTAGCGGAGCAAAGAATGCAGTTCTGCCTCTCATGGCAGCAACTCTGTTGACACCAGACACATGTGTGATCGATGATGTCCCAGACCTGTCGGATGTAATGGTTATGCGAAAGATGCTCGAGAGCTTTGGGGCTGTCGTATATATGTCTGATCCAGGTAGACTATCGGTTAATGTGGCTGAGATTACCACGGTTGAAGGAGATGCTGAGCTCGTGTCTCAGATGAGGGCATCTACAATGGCCATGGGTCCTCTGCTTGCAAGATGTGGCAAGGTTGTGATGCCACTTCCTGGAGGATGCACAATAGGAAAGAGACCTATCGATCTTCATCTCAAGGGATTTAAAGCTCTTGGAGCAACTGTGACGGAGGACCTAGAGAATTCGAGCATCATAATTGAAGCACCGAAAGGTGGTTTGGTTGGTGATGCTATTTACCTCGATTTTCCTAGTGTTGGCGCGACAGAGAATATATTGATGGCAGCAGCGCTTGCCAAGGGACCTACTATTCTAGAGAATGCTGCCAAGGAACCTGAGATTGTTGATTTAGCGAATATGCTCAACAAGATGGGAGCGAAGATTAAAGGGGCAGGTACAGACACTATACGCATCACGGGAGTAGATGAACTTTCAGGTGCGATTCACACCGTGATTCCAGATAGAATAGAATGTGGAACATTTATGCTAGCTGCAGCTATCACTAGAGGAAAAGTTCTCATTAAAAATGGTATACCCGGTCATGTAAGACCGATAATAGCAAAGCTGAAGGAATGCGGAGTTTCGGTAACTGTCGATGAAGAGGGCGTACTCGTAGATGCAACTACGGGAAATCTCGTTGCGACTGATATCAAAACTCTGCCATACCCAGGATTTCCGACAGATATTCAATCACCGTTCATGGCGTTTCTGACTACCGTCGAAGGAACCAGCGTGGTTAGAGAGACAGTTTTTGAAAACCGCTTCATGCATGTAGTTGAACTTAACCGTATGGGAGCTGATATCTCTGCAGATAACAGCAGGGAGGCGACGATTCCTGGAAGTAAGCAGCTTCACGGAGCAAAGGTTAGGTCGACAGACCTTCGTGCAGGTGCGGCAATGGTGCTTGCAGGCTTGGTAGCAACTGGAACTACTGAAGTGAGTGAAATCTATCATATCGAAAGAGGATATGAGGATTTTGTTGGAAAATTCAAGAGTCTGGGTGCAGACCTCATGAGAGTGGAGGAACACGATGTCTAA